The following coding sequences lie in one Thermomicrobium sp. 4228-Ro genomic window:
- a CDS encoding DUF167 domain-containing protein: MSLRLSEQPDGSLEFWVHVQPRAAQTTLVGIRDGALVVRISSPPVDDAANEALRRFLAGLLDVPYRSVTITAGARSRRKRVRVMGIRASVLRSRLGAFDANG; the protein is encoded by the coding sequence ATGAGCCTGCGCCTCAGTGAGCAGCCCGACGGTAGTCTGGAATTCTGGGTACACGTGCAACCACGAGCAGCGCAGACAACACTCGTCGGAATCCGCGACGGAGCCCTGGTCGTCCGAATATCGTCACCGCCAGTCGACGACGCAGCGAACGAAGCACTCCGCCGTTTCCTCGCCGGGTTGCTCGACGTCCCGTATCGCTCCGTCACGATCACGGCGGGTGCCCGAAGCCGACGTAAGCGCGTGCGCGTCATGGGTATACGTGCATCGGTCCTCCGCTCGCGGCTCGGCGCATTCGACGCGAATGGCTAA
- a CDS encoding glycosyltransferase family 2 protein, producing MREQRVDGERAGVLPVRGSLSLVLPAYNEAANLEAVVRRALAVLPELVERFEIIIVDDGSRDGTDEIAERLAREDQRIRVVHHPVNRGYGAALRSGFAASHGELVMFMDADQQFDPADFAHLAPFLPHADIVAGYRVRRRDPWIRLVYAALFNAAMRLLFGITVRDIDCAFKVLRGDLVRALDLRMNGALVNTELLAKAQRAGATIVEVGVHHYPRLSGEPSGGSVRVILRAMREVLQLWWLLLWYRPPQGLGRGRPQPRSAQVVRAGALALLGLSAAWWMLRRFIRKDER from the coding sequence ATGAGGGAACAGCGCGTGGACGGTGAGCGGGCGGGAGTGCTGCCAGTGCGTGGCAGCCTCTCGCTCGTTCTGCCAGCGTACAACGAGGCAGCGAATCTCGAAGCAGTCGTTCGACGTGCACTGGCTGTGCTCCCGGAATTGGTCGAGCGCTTCGAAATCATTATCGTCGATGACGGCAGTCGAGACGGAACCGATGAGATCGCCGAGCGGCTCGCTCGCGAAGACCAACGCATCCGGGTGGTTCACCATCCGGTCAATCGCGGCTATGGTGCGGCGTTGCGCTCGGGGTTCGCGGCGAGTCACGGTGAGCTCGTCATGTTCATGGACGCCGATCAGCAGTTCGATCCGGCGGATTTCGCGCACCTCGCACCATTCTTGCCGCATGCCGATATCGTAGCCGGGTACCGTGTCCGGCGTCGCGATCCCTGGATCCGGTTAGTCTATGCTGCGCTGTTCAATGCGGCGATGCGTTTGCTCTTCGGAATCACCGTGCGTGATATCGACTGTGCGTTCAAGGTCTTGCGCGGCGACCTCGTCCGTGCGCTCGATCTCCGCATGAACGGGGCACTGGTCAATACGGAACTCCTCGCGAAAGCTCAGCGTGCTGGTGCCACCATCGTCGAAGTGGGAGTACACCACTATCCACGGTTGAGCGGCGAGCCTTCAGGCGGCAGTGTGCGCGTCATCCTGCGGGCGATGCGGGAGGTGCTCCAGCTCTGGTGGCTGCTACTCTGGTACCGACCTCCACAGGGGCTCGGGCGTGGTCGTCCGCAACCCCGATCCGCACAGGTGGTCCGGGCTGGTGCTTTGGCGTTGCTCGGTCTTTCCGCCGCATGGTGGATGCTGCGGCGATTCATCCGGAAAGACGAGCGTTAG
- a CDS encoding cellulase family glycosylhydrolase, translating to MKILRCLALVWLLLGSVAPASPLPVRAAAPSVPEDLEMPRYFSETGFWVQGPFRRFWETHGGLFIFGYPITGVFKQDGYWRQYFERAVFEYHPESAGTEDEVQLVRVGAWRVSGREDEEPFRPIEWFPDTRDRRYFPETRHSLAFGFKAYWDRYGGWRVFGLPLSEEFSEQNPPPPAGDGAVHTVQYFERARFEYHPEYAGTPYEVLLGLLGREYLAVRGAPQEALARQDPALPPYDPIRNRQYGPHVGYGFNIAWRGDHDGDGFNQRTMDLVKGAGFSWIRFQAIWRDIETRPGRYDTHALDRIIGTAAANGVKIVVSVVGPPPTWVDPNGMMPADPSSYGKLMEFLAKRYAGKVHAWEIWNEQNLAYETGGHVDVGRYVNLLKVAYQGIKKSDPRAIVLFGGLTPTGVMDPSIAIDDVEYLRMVYAYNNGEVKQYFDHLATHPGGTLNPPDTLWPDRPGPGPGWLDHPSFYFRRAEQLRQVMVENGDAAKQVWLTEFGWSTANQAPGYEYGNYISEQQQAQYLVRAFEIARTEWPWVGVMLVWNLNFSTITDPSDEKFPWSVVYTDWSPRPAYRALQEMPK from the coding sequence GTGAAAATCCTGCGTTGCCTCGCGCTGGTATGGCTGCTGCTCGGCTCGGTCGCCCCTGCGTCTCCGCTACCCGTTCGAGCAGCTGCACCGAGCGTTCCCGAAGATTTGGAAATGCCGCGTTACTTTTCCGAGACAGGCTTCTGGGTACAAGGACCCTTCCGCCGTTTCTGGGAGACGCACGGCGGTCTCTTCATCTTCGGTTACCCGATCACCGGTGTTTTCAAGCAGGACGGCTACTGGCGACAATACTTCGAACGGGCGGTCTTCGAGTATCACCCCGAGTCCGCCGGAACCGAGGATGAAGTGCAACTCGTCCGGGTGGGAGCCTGGCGAGTGAGCGGACGCGAGGACGAGGAACCCTTCCGCCCGATCGAGTGGTTCCCCGACACGAGAGACCGCCGCTATTTCCCAGAAACTCGACACTCCCTGGCGTTCGGTTTCAAGGCGTACTGGGATCGCTACGGCGGCTGGCGGGTCTTCGGCCTGCCCTTGTCTGAGGAATTTTCCGAACAGAACCCGCCCCCGCCGGCTGGTGACGGGGCGGTGCACACGGTTCAGTATTTCGAGCGGGCGCGTTTCGAGTATCACCCCGAATATGCCGGTACGCCGTATGAAGTGCTGCTCGGCCTGCTCGGACGAGAGTATCTGGCAGTGCGAGGAGCGCCTCAGGAGGCGCTCGCCCGGCAGGATCCAGCTCTGCCGCCGTACGATCCGATCCGCAACCGGCAATACGGCCCACATGTCGGCTATGGATTCAACATCGCCTGGCGGGGCGACCATGACGGAGATGGCTTCAACCAACGAACCATGGATCTGGTAAAGGGAGCCGGCTTTTCCTGGATCCGCTTCCAGGCAATCTGGCGGGACATCGAGACGCGCCCAGGGCGCTACGATACGCACGCTCTCGATCGTATCATCGGCACGGCAGCTGCGAACGGTGTCAAGATCGTCGTCAGCGTGGTGGGACCGCCTCCGACGTGGGTGGATCCGAACGGGATGATGCCGGCTGACCCGTCCTCCTATGGAAAACTCATGGAGTTCCTCGCCAAGCGCTATGCTGGAAAGGTCCATGCGTGGGAAATCTGGAACGAGCAGAACCTCGCCTACGAGACTGGTGGACATGTCGACGTGGGGCGATACGTGAACCTCCTGAAGGTGGCGTACCAGGGAATCAAGAAGTCCGATCCGCGCGCGATCGTGCTGTTCGGCGGCTTGACGCCCACGGGAGTCATGGATCCATCGATCGCGATCGACGATGTCGAATACCTCCGTATGGTGTACGCCTATAACAACGGTGAAGTGAAGCAGTACTTCGATCATCTCGCGACGCATCCGGGCGGAACGCTCAACCCACCTGATACGCTGTGGCCAGATCGGCCCGGTCCCGGCCCAGGTTGGCTGGACCACCCGAGCTTCTATTTCCGGCGCGCGGAGCAGTTGCGGCAGGTCATGGTGGAGAACGGGGACGCCGCGAAGCAGGTTTGGCTGACCGAATTCGGGTGGTCGACGGCCAACCAGGCGCCCGGGTACGAGTATGGGAACTACATCAGCGAGCAACAGCAGGCCCAGTACCTGGTGCGGGCGTTCGAAATCGCGCGGACCGAATGGCCATGGGTCGGTGTGATGCTCGTGTGGAACCTCAATTTCAGCACCATCACCGATCCCAGTGACGAGAAGTTTCCCTGGTCAGTCGTGTACACCGACTGGAGTCCGCGACCGGCCTATCGGGCTCTGCAGGAGATGCCGAAATGA
- a CDS encoding FHA domain-containing protein — MDGFVQLPFEWFVLLLRLVFAFLLYFFIFLIARITIRELAAVASSSSEGGGPPGHLIVQSPGTTGLRPGTRLPLDPVTVIGRHPSCTIRLDDAFVSTEHAQLTWEHGRWWITDLKSTNGTRVNGRPVTAPTGLRYGDVIELGDVRLVLAP, encoded by the coding sequence ATGGACGGGTTCGTTCAGCTGCCGTTCGAGTGGTTCGTCCTGCTCCTCCGTTTGGTCTTCGCGTTCCTGCTGTACTTTTTCATTTTCCTCATCGCGCGGATCACGATTCGTGAACTGGCCGCTGTGGCGAGCAGCAGCAGCGAGGGTGGTGGCCCGCCTGGCCATCTCATCGTCCAGTCGCCGGGTACGACTGGGCTCCGTCCCGGTACGCGGTTACCGCTCGATCCAGTGACCGTGATCGGGCGTCACCCTTCGTGCACGATCCGACTCGATGATGCGTTCGTTTCGACGGAACACGCGCAGCTCACCTGGGAGCATGGTCGCTGGTGGATCACCGATTTGAAGAGCACGAACGGTACGCGCGTGAACGGCCGACCGGTCACGGCGCCGACTGGTCTGCGGTACGGGGATGTGATCGAACTCGGTGATGTCCGTTTGGTGCTGGCACCCTGA
- a CDS encoding FhaA domain-containing protein: MLNRLQQFEDFVERLMEGTVGRIFRTTVQPAEIARRLERAMDAQQLATPEGPIVPNDFLVRLHPDDFVQFADFADSLSLQLEEWLLDIAEERDYGFVDQVRVRLVGDPAVPRRQVVVEARMAELPPDDFAGRQTWQRTEVYRVLQDTGNVPRAFLRVVEGPLTGQTYLIRKRVTTIGRALDNDIVLEALDVSRHHARIEYVDGRFEVIDRGSTNGTLVNGMRVERAPLRNGDRVVFGTVVLEFSLPGA; encoded by the coding sequence ATGCTGAACCGGCTGCAGCAGTTCGAAGACTTCGTCGAGCGTTTGATGGAAGGTACCGTCGGGCGAATCTTTCGGACGACGGTCCAACCGGCTGAGATCGCGCGCCGGCTCGAGCGCGCGATGGATGCCCAGCAGCTGGCCACACCGGAAGGACCGATCGTACCGAACGATTTCCTCGTTCGGCTGCATCCTGACGATTTCGTGCAGTTCGCGGACTTCGCTGACTCGTTATCACTCCAGCTCGAGGAATGGTTGCTGGATATCGCTGAGGAGCGTGACTACGGGTTCGTGGACCAGGTGCGTGTGCGACTCGTCGGTGATCCGGCGGTGCCGCGGCGGCAAGTCGTTGTCGAGGCGAGAATGGCTGAGCTTCCTCCGGACGACTTCGCTGGGCGGCAAACGTGGCAGCGGACGGAGGTCTATCGCGTCCTCCAAGATACCGGCAACGTTCCGCGAGCCTTCCTCCGCGTGGTCGAGGGGCCGCTGACCGGACAGACGTATCTGATCCGAAAGCGCGTGACGACGATCGGTCGCGCGTTGGACAACGACATTGTCCTCGAAGCGCTCGATGTATCCCGGCACCATGCGCGGATCGAGTACGTGGACGGTCGATTCGAGGTGATCGATCGAGGCTCGACCAACGGCACGCTCGTGAACGGCATGCGTGTGGAGCGTGCTCCACTCCGCAACGGTGATCGAGTTGTGTTCGGTACCGTCGTACTCGAGTTCTCGCTTCCAGGGGCGTGA
- a CDS encoding molybdopterin-binding protein: MRRTWYVVGSDPVPAGAILRRDVVLEADGRQQFRRGLPLEQFLEKIGRYSGIRVPIAVPDPGEIEQHAASARIAEAVTGDGTELDPPHQGQVNVRASISGVVRVDSTRLERLVRSGLALVATVLDGRVAQPGETIAIVKAPAYFVPEDRLARALGKLGGRPVVRVVPFRLRRVALLAGERVRPAAVDVAARALHEKLARFGAELVETTRLDRDEAQRIAERLAEWIDQGIELVLTAGSIMLDPDDAFLRALRPIGARLAVRGAPVDPGTMFWVAYRSEVPILGLASCELYGRVSVFDLVVPYVLAGEPVGRSLFARLAHGGLLEDTYQARLPRDWRSGRSMGS, translated from the coding sequence ATGAGGCGAACCTGGTATGTCGTCGGAAGCGATCCCGTCCCAGCTGGTGCGATCTTGCGGCGCGATGTCGTTCTCGAAGCGGACGGACGGCAACAATTTCGGCGTGGTCTTCCGCTCGAGCAGTTTCTCGAAAAGATCGGGAGGTATTCGGGCATTCGTGTGCCGATCGCAGTTCCGGACCCGGGTGAAATCGAGCAGCACGCTGCTTCCGCGCGTATCGCCGAAGCTGTGACAGGGGATGGTACCGAACTCGACCCACCGCATCAGGGACAGGTCAATGTGCGGGCGTCGATCTCCGGTGTCGTGCGCGTCGACAGTACGCGACTCGAGCGGCTGGTCCGAAGCGGGCTGGCGCTTGTTGCGACTGTCCTCGACGGGCGAGTCGCACAGCCGGGTGAGACGATCGCGATCGTCAAGGCACCGGCCTACTTCGTCCCTGAGGATCGACTGGCGCGAGCGCTCGGCAAGCTCGGTGGGCGACCGGTCGTGCGGGTTGTACCGTTCCGACTGCGCCGGGTTGCTTTGCTAGCCGGCGAGCGAGTGCGGCCAGCGGCCGTCGATGTCGCTGCACGAGCCTTGCACGAGAAACTCGCCCGGTTCGGTGCTGAGCTCGTCGAAACGACACGACTCGACCGGGACGAGGCGCAGCGTATCGCCGAGCGTCTCGCCGAGTGGATCGATCAGGGGATCGAGCTGGTCTTGACGGCTGGATCGATCATGCTCGACCCGGACGATGCATTCCTGCGGGCTCTTCGGCCGATCGGTGCACGACTCGCGGTGCGTGGTGCACCGGTCGATCCTGGAACCATGTTCTGGGTTGCCTACCGGAGCGAGGTGCCCATCCTCGGGCTCGCGAGCTGCGAGCTGTACGGTCGAGTCTCAGTGTTCGACCTCGTCGTACCGTACGTGCTGGCCGGGGAGCCGGTAGGCCGGTCGCTCTTTGCCCGGCTCGCACATGGCGGGCTACTCGAAGATACCTATCAGGCACGACTCCCGCGGGATTGGCGCTCCGGTCGGAGCATGGGGTCGTGA
- the rpe gene encoding ribulose-phosphate 3-epimerase, which translates to MALSFGSRRPMLSPSILNADFSRLGAIVQELEQAGADAVHLDVMDGRFVPNISFGIPVVAAVRRSTHLPLDVHLMVVEPERYLSQFAEAGATLLTIHVEATVHLHRTVSAIKELGLLAGVALNPATPLAAIEEILPFVDLVLVMTVNPGFGGQTLIPAVLKKVERLRRAIDDAGLSCLISVDGGIKLSNLESVLRAGADVIVTGSALFDNHSPPGSLLRLFRERLDAVVARGRPPSGQ; encoded by the coding sequence ATGGCACTTTCATTCGGCTCCAGACGGCCGATGCTCTCACCATCGATCTTGAACGCCGATTTCTCCCGCCTCGGAGCGATCGTCCAGGAACTCGAGCAGGCGGGCGCAGATGCTGTGCACCTCGACGTGATGGACGGCCGTTTCGTCCCGAACATCAGCTTCGGTATCCCGGTCGTTGCTGCAGTCCGGCGTTCGACACATTTGCCGCTGGACGTGCATCTCATGGTTGTTGAGCCGGAACGCTACCTGTCCCAGTTCGCCGAGGCTGGCGCGACCCTCTTGACTATCCACGTCGAGGCGACCGTCCATCTGCATCGCACCGTCAGTGCGATCAAGGAACTCGGTCTCCTCGCTGGAGTCGCGCTGAACCCAGCAACACCCCTGGCTGCCATCGAGGAAATCCTCCCCTTCGTCGATCTGGTACTCGTGATGACCGTCAACCCCGGCTTCGGTGGCCAGACCCTCATTCCGGCCGTACTGAAGAAAGTCGAACGGTTGCGTCGAGCGATCGACGACGCCGGACTCTCGTGTCTCATTTCCGTCGACGGGGGAATCAAGCTGTCCAACCTGGAGTCCGTGCTGCGTGCGGGTGCCGACGTGATCGTGACTGGCTCAGCGCTCTTCGACAATCATAGCCCACCGGGTTCGCTCCTTCGGCTGTTCCGGGAGCGGCTGGACGCGGTCGTCGCGCGTGGAAGGCCGCCTTCCGGGCAATAA
- the proS gene encoding proline--tRNA ligase: protein MTTERKYVEELIEQEDDFDRWYVEVIQKAELADESPVRGTRVIRPYGFALWENMQAELDRRIKATGVQNAYFPLFIPKSYLEREAEHIQGFAPEVAWVTRGGDKELEEPLAVRPTSESIICPMFARWVQSYRDLPILINQWCSVVRWEERPRAFLRTLEFLWQEGHTVHASLEEAEERARLMLEVYRDFVESELAIPVIPGQKTESEKFAGALRTYTIEAMMGGKHWALQSATSHNLGDHFGKVFEIMFLDREGMRRYAFNTSWGLSHRTIGAMVMVHGDDRGLKLPPRVAPIQVVIVPIWRKDEERRQVEEAVERVRTMLRRTVRVHADLRDDKTPGWKFNDWDLKGVPIRLEIGPRDVANDQVTLVRRDVLGQRRTVPIANVVDAVQQELASIQASLFRAAREMLDRHTEDVRDYERLKERVATHAGFNRAFWCGSPDCEARVKAETKATIRCIPFEQPSEMEPCLVCGSPGRYQVIWARAY, encoded by the coding sequence ATGACGACGGAGCGGAAGTACGTCGAGGAACTCATCGAGCAAGAAGACGATTTCGACCGCTGGTACGTCGAAGTGATCCAAAAGGCTGAGCTGGCGGACGAGTCGCCGGTACGCGGCACCCGGGTGATCAGGCCCTATGGCTTTGCCCTCTGGGAGAACATGCAAGCCGAACTCGACCGCCGGATCAAGGCGACGGGCGTGCAGAATGCCTATTTCCCGCTCTTCATCCCGAAGAGTTACCTCGAGCGTGAGGCGGAGCATATCCAGGGATTCGCGCCGGAGGTCGCTTGGGTCACGCGCGGCGGCGACAAGGAACTCGAGGAGCCGTTGGCCGTTCGTCCGACTTCCGAGTCGATCATCTGCCCGATGTTCGCGCGCTGGGTACAGTCCTACCGCGATTTGCCCATCCTGATCAACCAGTGGTGCAGCGTCGTCCGTTGGGAGGAGCGTCCACGCGCGTTTCTCCGTACACTGGAGTTTCTCTGGCAGGAGGGCCATACCGTCCACGCTTCGCTGGAAGAGGCGGAAGAACGGGCTCGATTGATGCTCGAGGTCTACCGGGACTTCGTCGAGTCCGAACTCGCGATTCCGGTCATTCCGGGGCAGAAGACCGAATCGGAAAAGTTCGCTGGTGCGCTCCGCACCTACACCATCGAGGCGATGATGGGTGGCAAGCACTGGGCCCTGCAATCCGCCACTTCGCATAACCTCGGGGATCATTTCGGTAAGGTCTTCGAGATCATGTTCCTGGATCGAGAAGGAATGCGGCGGTATGCCTTCAATACCAGCTGGGGACTCTCCCATCGGACGATCGGTGCGATGGTGATGGTGCACGGTGACGACCGTGGCCTGAAACTCCCGCCTCGCGTGGCGCCGATCCAGGTCGTCATCGTTCCGATCTGGCGCAAGGACGAGGAGCGCCGCCAGGTCGAAGAGGCGGTCGAGCGCGTGCGCACCATGTTGCGACGGACGGTTCGTGTCCATGCCGATCTCCGCGACGACAAGACACCCGGTTGGAAGTTCAACGACTGGGATCTCAAGGGGGTACCGATCCGACTGGAGATCGGGCCGCGTGACGTGGCGAACGACCAGGTCACGTTGGTGCGGCGTGACGTGCTGGGCCAGCGTCGAACGGTACCAATCGCGAATGTCGTCGATGCCGTGCAGCAGGAACTCGCGTCGATTCAGGCGAGCCTGTTCCGAGCGGCTCGCGAGATGCTCGATCGGCATACCGAGGACGTTCGAGACTACGAGCGGTTGAAGGAGCGCGTCGCGACGCACGCAGGATTCAATCGGGCTTTCTGGTGCGGCAGCCCGGACTGTGAGGCCCGCGTCAAGGCGGAAACCAAGGCGACGATCCGGTGCATACCGTTCGAACAACCGTCCGAAATGGAGCCGTGCCTCGTGTGTGGTTCTCCTGGCCGGTATCAGGTCATTTGGGCGCGTGCGTATTGA
- a CDS encoding 6-phosphofructokinase, producing the protein MAKRRIGVLTGGGDAPGLNAALRAVVKTAILRYGWTVVGFLDGYEGAILGRVCELGLDDVRGLLVRGGTILGASNRANPFWFQHPDLGDTEPRDHSATLIATLERFALDALVVIGGEGSLTIAHRLHQLGVPIVGIPKTIDNDVRGTAQTIGFDTAVTTATDAIDRLHTTAESHHRVMLVELMGRDAGWIALHAGVSGGADVILIPELPFTLERVAAVVHRRRERGRHFTIVAVAEGARPSGGEAVFERTGPLPYQRKYGGIAIALQQQLAQLVPTEVRAVVLGHLQRGGSPTPADRALATALGAAAVDALAQDEQGIMVAVRAHPTGQVTWGIVRVPLAEVARGPRLVPLDHPLLLAARNIGISFGQADEG; encoded by the coding sequence GTGGCGAAACGACGCATCGGAGTGCTCACCGGTGGTGGCGACGCACCGGGCCTGAATGCTGCTCTCCGCGCCGTCGTCAAGACAGCGATCCTCCGTTATGGTTGGACGGTCGTCGGCTTCCTCGACGGATACGAAGGTGCCATTCTGGGCCGGGTCTGCGAACTCGGCCTGGACGACGTGCGCGGCTTACTCGTGCGCGGCGGCACGATCCTCGGTGCTTCCAACCGCGCGAATCCATTCTGGTTCCAACACCCCGATTTGGGTGATACCGAGCCGCGCGACCACAGTGCCACCCTCATCGCGACCCTGGAGCGGTTCGCCCTCGATGCGCTCGTCGTCATCGGAGGAGAAGGAAGCCTCACGATCGCGCACCGGCTGCACCAGCTCGGCGTCCCGATCGTCGGTATCCCCAAGACGATCGATAACGACGTCCGCGGTACGGCTCAGACGATCGGCTTCGATACCGCGGTTACCACTGCGACCGACGCGATCGACCGGCTCCACACGACCGCGGAGAGTCACCATCGCGTGATGCTCGTCGAACTGATGGGTCGGGACGCTGGTTGGATCGCGCTCCATGCAGGCGTGTCGGGTGGCGCGGACGTGATTCTCATCCCGGAACTTCCCTTCACATTGGAACGCGTCGCAGCAGTCGTCCACCGGCGTCGCGAGCGCGGCCGTCACTTCACGATCGTCGCGGTCGCCGAAGGAGCGCGACCGTCCGGCGGCGAAGCGGTGTTCGAGCGCACCGGTCCGCTCCCCTATCAGCGCAAGTACGGTGGTATCGCAATCGCCTTGCAACAGCAGCTGGCCCAACTGGTTCCAACGGAAGTCCGTGCGGTAGTGCTCGGTCACTTGCAGCGTGGCGGCTCGCCGACCCCAGCAGATCGCGCACTGGCGACAGCTCTCGGCGCAGCGGCAGTCGACGCGCTCGCCCAGGACGAACAGGGGATCATGGTCGCCGTACGAGCCCATCCGACCGGTCAAGTGACCTGGGGGATCGTTCGCGTGCCGCTCGCCGAGGTCGCCCGCGGCCCACGATTGGTACCGCTCGATCATCCGCTTCTGCTCGCGGCCCGCAACATCGGCATCAGCTTCGGGCAGGCAGACGAGGGGTGA
- a CDS encoding AIR synthase family protein — MPEQRLHIGKLPADLLASFLGRIALDDTVVLGPGIGRDAAVVRVGERLVALKSDPITFATDAIGWYAVNVNANDIACLGAIPRWFLATVLLPETATVELAQRVLDDLAHAASSLGIALVGGHTEITASLDRPIVSGTMVGVFEREHVLRPELARPGDAILLVRGIAIEGTALLARECARTLERALGPELLARCQAFLTDPGISVLGPAKLLYEQLGPALRYLHDPTEGGLATGLHELATACGTGIRVRQQAILVYPETEAVCRVLALDPLGLIASGALLAVVAPSVVEEALRVLAESGIPATQLGWLDPDPDCRILLTETGAQPLPTFVVDEVARLFADGGCT, encoded by the coding sequence GTGCCGGAGCAGCGACTGCACATCGGCAAGTTGCCGGCCGATCTCCTGGCGAGTTTCCTCGGCAGGATCGCACTCGACGATACGGTCGTTCTCGGCCCCGGCATCGGCCGTGACGCCGCTGTCGTCCGCGTCGGCGAGCGACTCGTGGCACTCAAGAGCGATCCCATTACGTTCGCGACGGACGCGATCGGTTGGTACGCCGTGAACGTCAATGCCAACGATATCGCCTGCCTGGGCGCTATCCCCCGCTGGTTCTTGGCTACCGTCCTGCTCCCCGAGACAGCGACGGTGGAACTCGCCCAGCGTGTGCTGGACGACCTCGCGCACGCTGCCAGTAGCCTCGGCATCGCGCTCGTGGGTGGCCACACGGAAATCACAGCTAGCCTGGATCGTCCGATCGTCAGCGGGACGATGGTCGGCGTCTTCGAGCGAGAGCACGTCTTGCGACCCGAGCTCGCTCGCCCAGGCGACGCGATTCTCCTCGTGCGCGGCATCGCGATCGAAGGCACGGCGCTCCTCGCGAGGGAGTGCGCACGCACACTCGAGCGAGCGCTCGGCCCCGAACTCCTGGCACGCTGCCAGGCCTTCTTGACCGATCCCGGGATCAGCGTCCTCGGTCCGGCCAAATTACTCTACGAGCAGCTCGGCCCAGCGCTGCGATACCTGCACGACCCGACGGAAGGTGGCCTGGCGACTGGCCTGCACGAGCTCGCAACCGCGTGCGGCACAGGCATCCGGGTCCGGCAGCAGGCGATCCTGGTGTACCCTGAGACAGAAGCGGTGTGTCGTGTGCTCGCTCTGGACCCGCTCGGACTCATCGCATCCGGTGCCCTCCTCGCGGTCGTCGCACCCAGTGTGGTCGAAGAGGCGCTTCGCGTGCTCGCCGAGTCCGGAATCCCCGCCACGCAGCTCGGCTGGCTCGACCCTGACCCTGACTGCCGCATCCTCCTGACCGAAACCGGTGCGCAACCGTTACCGACGTTCGTCGTCGATGAAGTGGCGCGGCTATTCGCCGACGGAGGCTGCACTTAG
- a CDS encoding endo-1,4-beta-xylanase yields the protein MDRRRFLVLVGGMLFPACRSPVVYPTPTATPVSSSVSAARTPNSTTPGTRVEQATATPPSARSGFAYGFNVAWRGDEDGEPFNRRTAEAVRAAGFDWVRVQVQWESHEPQPGQWDLRPLDRVLPIYAEYGLKILVSVVSAPAWARETSGAIVRDLSVFRAAMRRFAAQYRGLVQAWQVWNEQNIASNVYGPIRVDGYARLLRAGYEGVKEGDSSAIVVSGSLTPTGVNDPNLAIDDALYLEAFYQLDGGQWTRYFDILGTHANATLNPPDTLWPERPGPGPGWRDHPSFYFRRVEQLRAIMEKHGDQRPVWITEFGWTTKNPAPGYEYGQYVSEEQQAAYLVEAFDLARRAWPWVTGMFVWNLNFSTIVGPDDEKGPWSVLNADWSPRPAYRALSAMPKPR from the coding sequence ATGGACCGTCGACGGTTCCTCGTGCTGGTCGGGGGGATGCTCTTCCCGGCCTGCCGTAGCCCGGTCGTCTATCCGACACCGACTGCGACGCCGGTTTCCAGTTCGGTGTCAGCCGCCCGGACACCGAACAGCACGACACCGGGAACTCGCGTGGAGCAAGCAACCGCGACACCGCCGAGCGCGAGATCGGGATTCGCCTACGGCTTCAATGTCGCCTGGCGCGGTGACGAGGACGGGGAACCGTTCAATCGTCGCACGGCCGAGGCTGTGCGGGCTGCTGGTTTCGACTGGGTGCGCGTCCAGGTGCAGTGGGAATCGCACGAGCCGCAACCGGGGCAGTGGGACCTCCGTCCGCTCGATCGCGTGCTCCCGATCTATGCGGAGTACGGACTCAAGATCCTGGTGTCGGTGGTCTCGGCTCCGGCCTGGGCGCGAGAGACGTCGGGTGCGATCGTGCGGGACCTCAGTGTCTTCCGTGCGGCGATGCGCCGCTTCGCTGCGCAGTACAGAGGGCTGGTACAGGCCTGGCAGGTGTGGAACGAACAGAATATCGCGAGCAACGTCTACGGCCCGATCCGGGTCGACGGCTACGCGCGGTTGCTCCGGGCGGGATACGAGGGCGTCAAGGAAGGCGACTCCAGCGCGATCGTCGTGTCAGGGAGTCTCACACCGACCGGCGTGAACGACCCCAACCTCGCGATCGATGACGCACTGTACTTGGAGGCCTTCTACCAGCTCGACGGTGGCCAATGGACGCGCTACTTCGATATTCTCGGAACTCATGCCAACGCGACGCTGAATCCCCCCGATACCCTCTGGCCGGAGCGCCCCGGTCCGGGCCCTGGCTGGCGGGATCATCCGAGCTTCTATTTCCGCCGCGTCGAGCAGCTGCGCGCGATTATGGAAAAACATGGTGACCAGCGACCGGTTTGGATCACTGAGTTCGGCTGGACGACGAAGAATCCCGCTCCCGGCTACGAGTACGGTCAGTACGTCAGCGAGGAGCAGCAGGCGGCGTACCTTGTCGAAGCCTTCGATCTTGCACGGCGCGCGTGGCCGTGGGTCACCGGGATGTTCGTCTGGAACTTGAACTTCTCGACGATCGTCGGGCCGGATGACGAGAAAGGCCCCTGGTCAGTGCTCAACGCGGATTGGTCGCCGCGTCCAGCCTACCGTGCGCTGAGTGCGATGCCGAAGCCCCGCTAA